In Thermus islandicus DSM 21543, a genomic segment contains:
- a CDS encoding GNAT family N-acetyltransferase, whose translation MGYVPPPTPQHGLEEGPVLLKDGRTALLRRAGPRDLPLFVEFLRRLSPASLRMRFFSPIAPEKAAKLLLSAKPEEEKVVLVVLLGEPPRIVATGEYVRLKGEETAEVAFLVEDAYQGKGLGTLLLERLALLAAKRGVRRFQAFVLPENQRMLSVFMESGFQVKAHREGGEVEVEFEIVLTEKAAERFEWREKVSTLASLHPFFFPKGVAVVGASRDPESIGYRVLENLIFGRFQGPVYPVNEAIGKEGGTVGPLLAYPGLEAVPGPVDLVVVAVPKERVLEALEAAGRRGVRGAILLTTGFTPKEAQALAEKARRLGMRLLGPGSLGLVHTASRLAAGLVPLPREGPLAISSQSGTLGRAVLAYAEAMGLGVASFVSLGAKADLSSNDLLQFWEEDERTRVILLYLEGFGNPRRFSRLARRVGKRKPILAVHPSRDPLVRTLFAQAGVVRANSLEEAFDVAALLASGRLPENGRVRLVSNASGPSNLALEALREGNLEVEHVDLGSEAREEDFRKALEEALKGEAGSVFLLYVPMGFAREEAVVRLVQEARTEKLFLACLMGQDGPRARLLGPAVLYRFPESAAIALVRAWAYRRFREEPLVFPDFPDLRLAEARRLLEGRKTLSPEEARDLLQAFGLPLGEGEGLTLRLHAAPHPLFGPVLTLLLPTPLGDQVLGLRLTPLTEGDARELLKPLEGHADPEPYREIVLRVSRLLEEFPQVERLELALSGPRVARYEVALGGDR comes from the coding sequence ATGGGCTACGTCCCGCCCCCCACCCCCCAGCACGGCCTCGAGGAGGGCCCCGTGCTCCTCAAGGACGGGCGCACCGCCCTCCTCCGCCGGGCGGGCCCCAGGGACCTCCCCCTCTTTGTGGAGTTCCTGAGGCGGCTTTCCCCGGCCTCCCTGCGCATGCGCTTCTTCTCCCCCATCGCCCCGGAGAAGGCGGCCAAGCTCCTCCTCTCCGCCAAGCCCGAGGAGGAAAAGGTGGTCCTCGTGGTCCTCCTGGGGGAGCCCCCCCGGATCGTGGCCACGGGGGAGTACGTCCGGCTCAAGGGGGAGGAGACCGCCGAGGTGGCCTTTTTGGTGGAGGACGCCTACCAGGGCAAGGGCCTCGGCACCCTGCTTCTGGAGAGGCTCGCCCTCCTCGCCGCCAAGCGCGGGGTGCGCCGCTTCCAGGCCTTCGTCCTCCCGGAGAACCAGAGGATGCTCTCGGTCTTCATGGAAAGCGGCTTCCAGGTCAAGGCCCACCGGGAGGGGGGGGAGGTGGAGGTGGAGTTTGAGATCGTCCTGACGGAGAAGGCGGCGGAGCGCTTTGAGTGGCGGGAGAAGGTCTCCACCTTGGCGAGCCTCCACCCCTTCTTCTTTCCCAAGGGGGTGGCGGTGGTGGGGGCGAGCCGCGACCCCGAGAGCATCGGCTACCGGGTCCTGGAGAACCTCATCTTCGGCCGCTTCCAGGGGCCGGTCTACCCGGTGAACGAGGCCATCGGCAAGGAGGGGGGCACCGTGGGCCCCCTCCTCGCCTACCCGGGCCTGGAGGCGGTGCCGGGGCCCGTGGACCTCGTGGTGGTGGCGGTGCCCAAGGAGCGGGTCCTGGAGGCCCTCGAGGCCGCGGGGCGCCGGGGGGTGCGGGGGGCCATCCTCCTCACCACGGGCTTCACCCCCAAGGAGGCCCAGGCCCTGGCGGAAAAGGCGAGGCGGCTAGGGATGCGCCTCTTGGGACCGGGCTCCTTGGGGCTCGTGCACACCGCCTCCCGCCTGGCGGCAGGCCTCGTCCCCTTGCCCCGGGAGGGGCCCCTGGCCATCTCCAGCCAGTCCGGCACCCTGGGGCGGGCGGTTCTGGCCTACGCCGAGGCCATGGGGCTAGGGGTCGCAAGCTTCGTCTCCTTAGGGGCCAAGGCGGACCTCTCCTCTAACGACCTCCTCCAGTTCTGGGAGGAGGACGAGAGGACCCGGGTCATCCTCCTCTACCTGGAGGGCTTCGGCAACCCCAGGCGCTTCTCCCGCCTGGCCCGGAGGGTGGGCAAGCGGAAGCCGATCCTGGCCGTCCACCCCTCCCGCGACCCCCTGGTGCGCACCCTCTTCGCCCAGGCGGGGGTGGTGCGGGCCAACAGCCTGGAGGAGGCCTTTGACGTGGCCGCCCTCCTCGCCTCGGGCCGCCTCCCGGAAAACGGGCGGGTGCGCCTCGTCTCCAACGCCTCGGGCCCCTCCAACCTGGCCCTCGAGGCCTTAAGGGAAGGGAACCTGGAGGTGGAGCACGTGGACCTGGGCTCCGAGGCCCGGGAAGAGGACTTCAGGAAGGCCCTGGAGGAGGCCCTAAAGGGGGAGGCGGGAAGCGTCTTTCTCCTCTATGTGCCCATGGGCTTTGCCCGGGAAGAGGCGGTGGTGCGCCTGGTCCAGGAGGCCAGGACGGAAAAGCTCTTCCTGGCCTGCCTCATGGGCCAAGACGGGCCCCGGGCCAGGCTCCTTGGCCCCGCGGTCCTCTACCGCTTTCCCGAGTCTGCGGCCATCGCCTTGGTCCGGGCCTGGGCCTACCGCCGCTTCCGGGAGGAGCCCCTCGTCTTCCCCGACTTCCCGGACCTCAGGCTCGCCGAGGCCAGGAGGCTCCTGGAAGGCAGGAAGACCCTTTCCCCCGAGGAGGCCCGGGACCTCCTCCAGGCCTTCGGCCTGCCCCTGGGCGAGGGGGAGGGCCTTACGCTCCGGCTCCACGCCGCCCCCCATCCCCTGTTCGGCCCCGTCCTCACCCTCCTCCTCCCCACCCCCCTGGGGGACCAGGTCCTCGGCCTCCGCCTCACCCCCCTCACGGAAGGGGATGCCCGGGAGCTCCTCAAGCCCCTGGAGGGCCATGCGGACCCGGAGCCCTACCGGGAAATCGTCCTCCGGGTCTCGAGGCTCCTGGAGGAGTTTCCCCAGGTGGAGCGCCTAGAGCTGGCCCTTTCGGGCCCGCGGGTGGCCCGGTACGAGGTGGCCCTTGGTGGAGATCGCTAG
- a CDS encoding TrmH family RNA methyltransferase — MEIASPKNPRVKALAALKERKERERRGLFLVEGRREVARALEAGLQLEVLLLGPKARPEDPLLAGDKEVLFLSQAALERISSRENPAQVLGVFRIPKRDLSQARLPPKPLALVLLGLEKPGNLGAILRAADGAGADLVLLAEGVDLFSPQVVRNSTGALFSLPVYPVSEEEAWRFLEAKGLLLVAATPEGERLYWEEDYREGVAFLLGTEDEGLPEAWKRRAQVRVRIPMRGRADSLNVAVSAALLLYEALRQRSLQDPPQPP; from the coding sequence GTGGAGATCGCTAGCCCCAAAAACCCCCGGGTCAAGGCCCTGGCCGCCCTGAAGGAGCGGAAGGAGCGGGAGCGGAGGGGACTTTTCCTCGTGGAGGGGCGGAGGGAGGTGGCCCGGGCCCTGGAGGCGGGGCTCCAGCTGGAGGTCCTCCTCCTCGGCCCCAAGGCCAGGCCCGAAGATCCCCTCCTGGCTGGGGACAAGGAGGTCCTTTTCCTCTCCCAGGCGGCTCTGGAGCGGATCTCCAGCCGGGAGAACCCCGCCCAGGTCCTGGGGGTCTTCCGCATCCCCAAGAGGGACCTCTCCCAAGCCCGCCTTCCCCCAAAGCCCCTGGCCCTGGTCCTCCTGGGCCTGGAGAAACCCGGCAACCTGGGGGCCATCCTCCGGGCGGCGGACGGGGCGGGGGCGGACCTCGTTCTCTTGGCCGAGGGGGTGGACCTCTTTAGCCCCCAGGTGGTCCGGAACTCCACGGGGGCCCTCTTCTCCCTCCCCGTCTACCCCGTCTCCGAGGAAGAGGCCTGGCGCTTCCTCGAGGCGAAGGGCCTCCTCCTGGTGGCCGCCACCCCCGAGGGGGAGCGCCTGTACTGGGAGGAGGACTACCGGGAGGGGGTGGCCTTCCTCCTGGGGACGGAGGACGAGGGACTCCCCGAGGCCTGGAAGCGCCGGGCCCAGGTGCGGGTGCGGATCCCCATGCGGGGACGGGCGGACAGCCTCAACGTGGCGGTGAGCGCCGCCCTCCTCCTCTACGAGGCCCTGCGCCAGCGCTCCTTACAAGACCCCCCTCAACCCCCTTGA
- the groES gene encoding co-chaperone GroES encodes MAAEVKTVIRPLGDRVVVKRIEEEPKTKGGIVLPDTAKEKPQKGKVIAVGTGRVLENGQKVPLEVKEGDIVVFAKYGGTEIEIDGEEYVILSERDLLAVLQ; translated from the coding sequence ATGGCTGCGGAGGTGAAAACGGTGATCAGGCCCCTAGGCGACCGGGTGGTGGTGAAGCGGATTGAGGAAGAGCCCAAGACCAAAGGGGGCATCGTGCTCCCCGACACCGCGAAGGAGAAGCCCCAGAAGGGGAAGGTGATCGCGGTGGGCACGGGCCGCGTCCTGGAGAACGGCCAGAAGGTGCCCCTCGAGGTCAAGGAGGGGGACATCGTGGTCTTCGCCAAGTACGGCGGCACCGAGATTGAGATTGACGGGGAGGAGTACGTGATCCTCTCCGAGCGCGACCTCTTGGCGGTCCTGCAGTAA
- the groL gene encoding chaperonin GroEL (60 kDa chaperone family; promotes refolding of misfolded polypeptides especially under stressful conditions; forms two stacked rings of heptamers to form a barrel-shaped 14mer; ends can be capped by GroES; misfolded proteins enter the barrel where they are refolded when GroES binds) produces MAKILVFDEAARRALERGVNAVADAVKVTLGPRGRNVVLEKKFGSPTITKDGVTVAKEIELENHLENIGAQLLKEVASKTNDVAGDGTTTATVLAQAIVREGLKNVAAGANPLALKRGIEKAVEAAVEKIRSLAIPVEDRKAIEEVATISANDPDVGKLIADAMEKVGKEGIITVEESKSLETELKFVEGYQFDKGYISPYFVTNPEAMEAVLEDAFILIVEKKVSNVRELLPILEQVAQTGKPLLLIAEDVEGEALATLVVNKLRGTLSVAAVKAPGFGDRRKEMLKDIAAVTGGTVISEELGFKLENATLSMLGRAERVRITKDETTIVGGKGKKEDIEARINGIKKELETTDSEYAKEKLQERLAKLAGGVAVIRVGAATETELKEKKHRFEDALNATRAAVEEGIVPGGGVALLRAIGAVEELLKKLEGDEATGAKIVRRALEEPARQIAENAGYEGSVIVQKILAESKNPRFGFDAATGEFRDLVEAGIVDPAKVTRSALQNAASIGSLILTTEAVVAEKPEKKESTPAPAGAGDMDF; encoded by the coding sequence ATGGCGAAGATCCTGGTGTTTGACGAGGCAGCCCGCCGGGCCTTGGAGCGCGGCGTGAACGCGGTGGCGGATGCGGTGAAGGTCACCTTGGGCCCCCGGGGCCGGAACGTGGTCCTGGAGAAAAAGTTCGGCTCCCCCACCATCACCAAGGACGGGGTGACGGTGGCCAAGGAGATTGAGCTGGAGAACCACCTGGAGAACATCGGGGCCCAGCTCCTCAAGGAGGTGGCCTCCAAGACCAACGACGTGGCCGGCGACGGCACCACCACGGCCACCGTCTTGGCCCAGGCCATCGTCCGGGAGGGCCTGAAGAACGTGGCCGCCGGGGCCAACCCCCTCGCCCTCAAGCGGGGCATTGAGAAGGCGGTGGAGGCCGCGGTGGAGAAGATCCGCTCCCTGGCCATCCCCGTGGAGGACCGCAAGGCCATTGAGGAGGTGGCCACCATCTCCGCCAACGACCCCGACGTCGGCAAGCTCATCGCCGACGCCATGGAGAAGGTGGGGAAGGAGGGGATCATCACCGTTGAGGAGTCCAAGAGCCTGGAGACCGAGCTGAAGTTCGTGGAGGGGTACCAGTTTGACAAGGGGTACATCTCCCCCTACTTCGTCACCAACCCCGAGGCCATGGAGGCGGTCCTCGAGGACGCCTTCATCCTCATCGTGGAGAAGAAGGTCTCCAACGTCCGCGAGCTCCTCCCCATCCTGGAGCAGGTGGCCCAGACCGGCAAGCCCCTCCTCCTCATCGCCGAGGATGTGGAGGGCGAGGCCCTCGCCACCCTGGTGGTGAACAAGCTCCGGGGCACCCTGAGCGTGGCCGCGGTGAAGGCCCCCGGCTTCGGCGACCGCAGGAAGGAGATGCTTAAGGACATCGCCGCGGTCACGGGCGGCACCGTGATCTCCGAGGAGCTCGGCTTCAAGCTGGAGAACGCCACCCTCTCCATGCTGGGCCGGGCCGAGCGGGTGCGGATCACCAAGGACGAGACCACCATCGTGGGCGGCAAGGGCAAGAAGGAGGACATCGAGGCCCGGATCAACGGCATCAAGAAGGAGCTGGAGACCACTGACAGCGAGTACGCCAAGGAGAAGCTCCAGGAGCGGCTGGCCAAGCTCGCGGGCGGGGTGGCCGTGATCCGGGTGGGCGCCGCCACCGAGACCGAGCTCAAGGAGAAGAAGCACCGCTTTGAGGACGCCCTGAACGCCACCCGGGCCGCGGTGGAGGAGGGGATCGTCCCGGGCGGCGGCGTGGCCCTCCTCCGGGCCATCGGCGCGGTGGAGGAGCTCCTCAAGAAGCTGGAGGGGGACGAGGCCACCGGGGCCAAGATCGTGCGCCGGGCCCTGGAGGAGCCCGCCCGCCAGATCGCGGAGAACGCCGGCTACGAGGGCTCCGTCATCGTGCAGAAGATCCTGGCGGAGAGCAAGAACCCCCGCTTCGGCTTTGACGCCGCCACCGGGGAGTTCCGCGACCTGGTGGAGGCGGGCATCGTGGACCCCGCCAAGGTGACCCGCTCCGCCCTGCAGAACGCCGCCTCCATCGGCTCCCTCATCCTCACCACCGAGGCGGTGGTGGCCGAGAAGCCCGAGAAGAAGGAGTCCACCCCCGCCCCCGCGGGCGCCGGGGACATGGACTTCTAA
- the dnaE gene encoding DNA polymerase III subunit alpha: MGRKPRFAHLHQHTQYSLLDGAAKLSDLLQWVKETTPEDPALAITDHGNLFGAVEFYKKATEMGIKPILGYEAYVAAESRFDRKRGKGLDGGYFHLTLLAKDFRGYQNLVRLASRAYLEGFYEKPRIDREILKEHAEGLIALSGCLGAEIPQFILQDRLDLAEARLQEYLSIFGDRFFIEIQNHGLPEQRKVNEVLREFARRYGLGLVATNDGHYVKREDARAHEVLLAIQSKTTLDDPERWRFPCDEFYVKTPEEMRAMLPEAEWGDEPFDNTVEIARLCNVDLPIGDRMVYRIPRFPLPEGRTEAQYLMELTLKGLLKRYPDRITEGFYREVYRLMGRIPPHGDGEALAEGLAQVEREAWEGLMGRLPPLEAVREWTAEAILHRALYELSVIERMGFPGYFLIVQDYINWARGRGISVGPGRGSAAGSLVAYAVGITNIDPLRFGLLFERFLNPERVSMPDIDTDFSDRERDRVIQYVRERYGEDKVAQIGTFGSLASKAALKDVARVYGIPHKKAEELAKLIPVQFGKPKPLQEAVQVVPELKAEMERDERVRQVIEVAMRLEGLNRHASVHAAGVVIAAEPLTDLVPLMRDQEGRPVTQYDMGAVEALGLLKMDFLGLRTLTFLDEVKRIVKESRGVELDYDRLPLDDPKTFALLSRGETKGVFQLESGGMTATVRGLKPRRVEDIIALVSLYRPGPMEHIPTYIRRHHGLEPVSYSEFPHAEKYLRPILDETYGIPVYQEQIMQIASQVAGYSLGEADLLRRAMGKKRVEEMQKHRERFVRGAKERGVPEEEANRLFDMLEAFANYGFNKCLPARAKVVDWRTGRVVSVGEIVRGEAQGVWVVSLDEARLRLVPRPVVAAFPSGRAQVYALRTATGRVLEATANHPVYTPRGWRPLGALAPGDYVALPRHLPYRPSAHLEDHELDLLGFALAEGNLRHSSGFYLYTSSEEELAAMEEALKRFPNTRTRVAWRRGVAHLYVGREDRRVESGAVAFLKRMGLLGLGARTKRLPEEVYRLPPEEVARFLGRLWTGGGGVHPKGRLIHYATASLDLARGVQHLLLRLGLQSRLVEKRFAGGRKGYGVYLLGGFEAAHRFAEALGPYLLGKRRQDLETLLASWGAAGRSTKDVLPLAFLEEVKEEVARAAQGQVAAFLREASLAEGLLRPGRGRRGLSRATLERLAALTGSLALLRLAQAEVYWDRVEAVEPLGEEEVFDLTVEGTHTFVAEDLVVHNSHAAAYSLLSYQTAYVKAHYPVEFMAALLSVERHDSDKVAEYIRDARAMGIEVLPPDLNRSGFDFKVVGKEILFGLSAVKNVGEAAAEAILRERERGGPYRSLGDFLKRLPEQVVNRRALESLVKAGALDAFGDRARLLASLDPLLRWAAESRERGRSGLVGLFAEVEEPPLVEAPPLDEITRLRYEKEALGIYVSGHPVLRYPGLREVASCALEELSEFVRGLPGRPRVLLAGMVEEVVRKPTRSGGMMARFTLSDETGALEVVAFGRAYEGVSPKLKEDVPLLVLAEVERNEEGLRVVAQAVWTHEEVAEAPRALEVEVDHALLDERGVALLRSLLDEHPGTLPLYLRVQGPFGEALFALRGVRVGEEVLAPLEAEGFRAYLVPDREVFLQGNGGGQKEEVVPF; encoded by the coding sequence ATGGGCCGTAAACCCCGCTTCGCCCACCTGCACCAGCACACCCAGTACTCCCTCCTGGACGGGGCGGCGAAGCTCTCCGACCTCCTCCAGTGGGTGAAGGAGACCACCCCCGAGGACCCCGCCCTGGCCATCACCGACCACGGGAACCTTTTCGGGGCGGTGGAGTTCTACAAGAAGGCCACCGAAATGGGCATCAAGCCCATCCTGGGCTACGAGGCCTACGTGGCGGCGGAGAGCCGCTTTGACCGCAAGCGGGGGAAGGGCTTAGACGGCGGCTACTTCCACCTCACCCTCCTCGCCAAGGACTTCCGGGGCTACCAGAACCTGGTCCGCCTGGCGAGCCGGGCCTATCTGGAAGGCTTTTACGAGAAGCCCCGCATTGACCGGGAGATCCTAAAGGAGCACGCCGAGGGCCTCATCGCCCTCTCCGGGTGCCTGGGGGCCGAGATCCCCCAGTTCATCCTCCAGGACCGCCTGGACCTGGCCGAGGCCCGGCTTCAGGAGTACCTTTCCATCTTCGGCGACCGCTTCTTCATAGAGATCCAAAACCACGGCCTCCCCGAGCAGCGGAAGGTCAACGAGGTCCTCAGGGAGTTCGCCCGGAGGTACGGCCTGGGCCTGGTGGCCACCAACGACGGCCACTACGTAAAAAGGGAGGACGCCCGGGCCCACGAGGTCCTCCTCGCCATCCAGTCCAAGACCACCCTGGACGACCCCGAGCGCTGGCGCTTTCCCTGCGACGAGTTCTACGTGAAGACCCCCGAGGAGATGCGGGCCATGCTCCCCGAGGCGGAGTGGGGGGACGAGCCCTTTGACAACACGGTGGAGATCGCCCGACTCTGCAACGTGGACCTCCCCATCGGGGACCGGATGGTCTACCGCATCCCCCGCTTCCCCCTTCCCGAGGGGCGCACCGAGGCCCAGTACCTCATGGAGCTCACCCTGAAGGGCCTCCTCAAGCGCTACCCCGACCGGATCACCGAGGGGTTTTACCGGGAGGTCTACCGCCTCATGGGGAGGATCCCCCCCCACGGGGACGGGGAGGCCCTGGCCGAGGGCCTGGCCCAGGTGGAGCGGGAGGCCTGGGAGGGGCTCATGGGGAGGCTTCCCCCCCTCGAGGCGGTCCGGGAGTGGACGGCCGAGGCCATCCTGCACCGGGCCCTTTACGAGCTTTCCGTCATTGAGCGCATGGGTTTCCCCGGCTACTTCCTCATCGTTCAGGACTACATCAACTGGGCGAGGGGCCGCGGGATCTCCGTGGGCCCCGGGCGGGGGAGCGCCGCTGGGAGCCTGGTGGCCTACGCCGTGGGGATCACCAACATTGACCCCTTACGCTTTGGCCTCCTCTTTGAGCGCTTCCTGAACCCCGAAAGGGTCTCCATGCCCGACATTGACACGGACTTCTCCGACCGGGAGAGGGACCGGGTGATCCAGTACGTGCGGGAGCGCTACGGCGAGGACAAGGTGGCCCAGATCGGCACCTTTGGCAGCCTCGCCTCCAAGGCGGCCCTGAAGGACGTGGCCCGGGTCTACGGCATCCCCCACAAGAAGGCGGAGGAGCTGGCCAAGCTCATCCCGGTGCAGTTCGGCAAGCCCAAGCCCCTCCAAGAGGCGGTCCAGGTGGTGCCGGAGCTTAAGGCGGAGATGGAGAGGGACGAGAGGGTCCGCCAGGTGATTGAGGTGGCCATGCGCCTCGAGGGCCTGAACCGCCACGCCTCCGTCCACGCCGCCGGGGTGGTGATCGCCGCCGAGCCTTTAACGGACCTCGTCCCCCTCATGCGGGACCAGGAGGGCCGGCCCGTGACCCAGTACGACATGGGGGCGGTGGAGGCCTTGGGGCTTTTGAAGATGGACTTCCTGGGGCTTCGTACCCTCACCTTCCTGGACGAGGTCAAGCGCATCGTCAAGGAGTCGCGGGGGGTGGAGTTGGACTACGACCGCCTCCCCTTGGACGACCCCAAGACCTTCGCCCTCCTCTCCCGCGGCGAGACCAAGGGGGTCTTCCAGCTGGAGTCCGGGGGGATGACGGCCACGGTGCGGGGATTGAAGCCCAGGCGGGTGGAGGACATCATCGCCCTGGTTTCCCTCTACCGTCCGGGGCCCATGGAGCACATCCCCACCTACATTCGCCGCCACCACGGGCTGGAGCCCGTGAGCTACAGCGAGTTCCCCCACGCCGAAAAGTACCTCAGGCCCATCCTGGACGAGACCTACGGCATCCCCGTCTACCAGGAGCAGATCATGCAGATCGCCTCCCAGGTGGCGGGGTACTCCCTGGGGGAGGCAGACCTGCTCAGGAGGGCCATGGGGAAGAAGCGGGTGGAAGAAATGCAGAAACACCGGGAGCGCTTCGTCCGAGGGGCCAAGGAGCGGGGCGTGCCCGAGGAGGAGGCCAATCGCCTCTTTGACATGCTGGAGGCCTTCGCCAACTATGGCTTCAACAAGTGCCTGCCCGCGAGGGCCAAGGTGGTGGACTGGCGCACCGGGAGGGTCGTGAGCGTGGGGGAGATCGTCCGGGGCGAGGCGCAGGGGGTCTGGGTGGTCTCCTTGGACGAGGCCCGCCTCCGCCTGGTGCCGAGGCCCGTGGTGGCGGCCTTCCCAAGCGGGAGGGCTCAGGTCTACGCCCTCCGCACCGCCACGGGTAGGGTCCTGGAGGCCACGGCCAACCACCCCGTCTACACCCCTCGAGGGTGGCGGCCCCTGGGGGCCTTGGCCCCGGGGGACTACGTGGCCCTGCCCCGCCACCTGCCCTACCGGCCTTCGGCCCACCTCGAGGACCACGAGCTGGACCTCCTGGGCTTCGCCCTGGCCGAGGGGAACCTCCGCCATTCCTCCGGCTTCTACCTCTACACCTCCTCGGAGGAGGAGCTCGCCGCCATGGAGGAGGCCCTGAAGCGCTTTCCCAACACCCGCACCCGGGTGGCCTGGCGTCGGGGCGTAGCCCACCTTTACGTGGGCCGCGAGGACCGGAGGGTGGAGTCGGGGGCGGTGGCCTTTCTCAAGCGGATGGGGCTTCTGGGGCTTGGCGCCAGGACCAAGCGCCTTCCGGAGGAGGTCTACCGCCTGCCGCCCGAGGAGGTGGCCCGCTTCCTGGGACGGCTTTGGACCGGGGGCGGCGGGGTGCACCCCAAGGGCCGGCTCATCCACTACGCCACCGCCTCCTTGGACCTGGCCCGGGGCGTGCAGCACCTCCTCCTCCGCCTCGGGCTTCAGTCCCGCTTGGTGGAGAAGCGCTTCGCCGGGGGGCGCAAGGGGTATGGGGTCTACCTCCTGGGGGGCTTTGAGGCGGCCCACCGCTTCGCTGAGGCCCTAGGCCCTTACCTCCTGGGGAAGAGGCGGCAGGACCTGGAGACCCTCCTCGCCTCCTGGGGGGCGGCGGGCCGGAGCACCAAGGACGTCCTGCCCCTGGCCTTCCTGGAAGAGGTGAAGGAGGAGGTGGCCCGGGCGGCCCAGGGCCAGGTGGCGGCCTTCCTGAGGGAGGCGAGCCTGGCCGAGGGGCTTCTCCGCCCAGGCCGGGGGAGGCGCGGGCTTTCCCGGGCTACCCTAGAGCGGCTTGCCGCCCTCACGGGAAGCCTGGCCCTCCTCCGCCTGGCCCAGGCCGAGGTCTACTGGGACCGGGTGGAGGCGGTGGAGCCCTTGGGCGAGGAGGAGGTCTTTGACCTCACCGTGGAGGGCACCCACACCTTCGTGGCCGAGGACCTCGTCGTCCACAACTCCCACGCCGCCGCCTACAGCCTCCTCTCCTACCAGACCGCCTACGTGAAGGCCCACTACCCTGTGGAGTTCATGGCCGCCCTCCTCAGCGTGGAGCGGCACGACTCCGACAAGGTGGCGGAGTACATCCGGGACGCCCGGGCCATGGGCATAGAGGTCCTGCCCCCGGACCTCAACCGCTCGGGTTTTGACTTCAAGGTGGTGGGGAAGGAGATCCTCTTCGGCCTCTCGGCGGTGAAGAACGTGGGGGAGGCGGCCGCCGAGGCCATCCTTAGGGAGAGGGAGCGGGGGGGGCCTTATCGGAGCCTCGGGGACTTCCTGAAGCGCCTGCCCGAGCAGGTGGTGAACCGGCGGGCCCTGGAGTCCTTGGTCAAGGCCGGGGCCTTGGACGCCTTTGGGGACCGGGCGAGGCTCCTTGCCTCCCTGGACCCCCTCCTCCGGTGGGCGGCGGAGAGCCGCGAAAGGGGCCGGTCTGGGCTCGTGGGCCTCTTCGCGGAGGTGGAGGAGCCCCCCCTGGTGGAGGCCCCCCCCTTGGACGAGATCACCCGCCTGCGCTATGAGAAGGAGGCCCTGGGCATCTACGTTTCCGGCCATCCCGTGCTCCGCTACCCGGGCCTGAGGGAGGTGGCGAGCTGTGCGCTGGAGGAGCTTTCGGAGTTCGTGCGCGGGCTTCCCGGCCGCCCGAGGGTGCTCCTTGCGGGCATGGTGGAGGAGGTGGTGCGCAAGCCCACCCGCTCGGGGGGGATGATGGCCCGCTTCACCCTCTCGGACGAGACGGGGGCCTTGGAGGTGGTGGCCTTCGGCCGGGCCTACGAGGGGGTTTCCCCCAAGCTCAAGGAGGATGTCCCCCTCTTGGTCCTCGCCGAGGTGGAGCGGAACGAGGAGGGGCTCCGGGTGGTGGCCCAGGCGGTCTGGACCCACGAGGAGGTGGCGGAGGCCCCTAGGGCCCTGGAGGTGGAGGTGGACCACGCCCTCCTGGACGAGCGGGGAGTGGCCCTCCTCAGGAGCCTTCTGGACGAGCACCCGGGGACCCTTCCCCTGTACCTTAGGGTCCAGGGCCCCTTCGGCGAGGCCCTCTTCGCCCTCCGGGGGGTCCGGGTGGGGGAGGAGGTGCTGGCGCCCCTCGAGGCCGAGGGCTTCCGCGCCTACCTGGTACCGGACCGCGAGGTCTTCCTCCAGGGAAATGGGGGCGGCCAGAAGGAAGAGGTGGTTCCCTTCTAA
- a CDS encoding type II toxin-antitoxin system prevent-host-death family antitoxin, producing the protein MHRKRTLSATEARVHFGEVLRRVEEGEVIVVEGRGRPQAVILSVKAYAHLTAGKEDPLEAVLSLNRAVRARLGRPLTPPEEVLSALREEQNRELGGAGR; encoded by the coding sequence ATGCATCGCAAACGCACCCTCAGCGCCACCGAAGCCCGGGTCCACTTCGGCGAGGTGCTGAGGCGGGTGGAGGAAGGGGAGGTGATCGTGGTGGAGGGGCGGGGCAGGCCGCAGGCGGTCATCCTCTCTGTGAAGGCCTACGCCCACCTCACCGCGGGGAAGGAGGACCCCTTGGAAGCCGTTCTCTCCCTTAACCGGGCCGTCCGCGCCCGCTTGGGCAGACCCCTGACACCCCCTGAGGAGGTGCTTTCCGCCCTGAGGGAGGAGCAGAACCGTGAGCTGGGTGGTGCTGGACGCTAG
- a CDS encoding type II toxin-antitoxin system VapC family toxin, whose protein sequence is MSWVVLDASFLLRLLLAADPKAEAVRLYRNWRQKDHLLAAPTLALYEAAKALYRYALAGEMTLAEAETLLGHLQRLGVRFFAEPWTYTRALELAWALGLRATYDAHYLALAEGFQGAFWTADKRLYRSALEGQAQGLLPGVSLHFLEA, encoded by the coding sequence GTGAGCTGGGTGGTGCTGGACGCTAGCTTCCTTCTCCGCCTGCTCTTGGCGGCCGACCCCAAGGCCGAAGCCGTGCGCCTCTACCGGAACTGGAGGCAGAAAGACCACCTCCTCGCCGCCCCCACCCTGGCCCTTTATGAAGCAGCCAAGGCCCTTTACCGCTACGCCCTCGCCGGGGAGATGACCCTGGCCGAGGCCGAGACCCTCCTGGGGCACCTCCAGAGGCTTGGGGTCCGGTTTTTCGCCGAGCCCTGGACCTATACCCGGGCCTTAGAACTGGCCTGGGCCCTGGGCCTAAGGGCCACCTACGACGCCCACTACCTGGCCCTGGCCGAGGGGTTTCAGGGGGCCTTCTGGACCGCCGACAAAAGGCTGTACCGAAGCGCCCTCGAGGGCCAGGCCCAAGGCCTCCTCCCCGGCGTTTCCCTTCACTTTTTGGAAGCATGA